Below is a genomic region from Telmatobacter sp. DSM 110680.
GCGAATATGCAGAGTTCATCGCCGACGGCGGTTATCGCAAATCGGAACTTTGGCTATCGGCCGGTTGGGATGCGATCGAACAGAACCGCTGGCGCGCGCCACTCTACTGGAATGAAGCAGGCGAGAGCTGGACGCTATACACCCTGCGCGGTGAGACCTCCCTTGAAGAAGCCGCCAATGCTCCTGTAAGCCACATCAGTTACTTTGAAGCCGACGCCTACGCACGCTGGGCCGGTAAGCGCCTGCCCACCGAACTCGAGTGGGAAGTTGCCGCCGCAGGTCAGCCCGCGCGCGGCAATTTGTTGGATGCCGAATTTTTTGTGCCCGCCTCCGCACCTGCTGCGTCTAACCCCGGTGACCAGTCACGCCAGCTTTGGGGCGATTGCTGGGAATGGACTGCGAGTGCGTATCTCGGCTATCCGGGATTCGCGCCGCTGGAAGGTTCGCTCGGCGAATATAACGGAAAATTCATGAGCGGTCAGATGGTGCTGCGCGGCGGGTCCTGCGTGACACCGCAAGCCCATATTCGCTCGAGTTATCGCAATTTTTTTCCACCAGAAACGCGTTGGCAATTTTCCGGAATCCGATTGGCAGACAAGTAACTCCCATAAGTGGAGGCGCATCCAAACTAACTGCATGACTACAATCCCTCTTTCCCCATCCAGCTTTCACGTTTCAGACAAGATCGCCTCTTCGGTGTACGAGGGATTGATGTCGTCGCCCAAATGGTTGCCCTCCTGGCTCTTCTACGATGCCGCAGGATCGCGGCTGTTCGATCAGATTACGCAGATACCCGAGTACTACGTAACGCGTACAGAGCGCTCAATCCTGACCGCCCACGCCGCTGAGATCGTGTCGCGTGCTGCGGGCGAGAACTCGTTGCGACTCGTAGAACTCGGCGCCGGTTCTGCTGACAAGACACGGCTCTTGCTCAGTGCGGCAGTCAATCGCCAGGACACCGTGTTCTATGAACCGATGGATGTCTCTGCCAGCGCACTTGTTGAAGCCCAGATTCGCATCGAAAACGAAATTCCCGGTGTCCTTGTGTGTCCGCGTGTGCAGGACTACACCCAGGACATTGAACTCGATGCGACGCTGCCCAGCGAACGCCGCCTGGTCCTTTACATTGGATCGAGTATTGGCAACTTTGAGCCCGGCGAATCTCTCATGTTGCTTGAGCGTGTGCGCGCGGCTCTTGATCCCGGGGATTGCCTGCTTCTTGGTGTAGATCTCGTCAAGGATGAGTCCGTGTTGCACACTGCCTATGATGATGCTGCCGGAGTGACCGCGGCATTCAACCGCAATGTGCTTGTCCGTCTCAATCGCGAACTGGATGCCGATTTTCGTCCGGAGACATTCGCGCATCGCGCTGTCTGGAACAGCGCAGATTCACGCATGGAAATGCACCTTGTCAGCAACATCAAGCAAACCGTCTGGCTGCCGGCAATCGACGTGCGCGTGAATTTTGAGGCAGGCGAAAGCATCCACACAGAGAACAGCTACAAGTACCGCAAGGGCTGTGCTGAAGCGCTTCTTCAAAAAGCTGGCTTCGCACCCGAAATTACCTGGACCGATGAGAACGAGTGGTTCGCAGTGTGCCTGGCGCGAGCCGTCTAGAGCTCGGAAACTAGATGTCGATTCAATAAAAAAGGGCACTCTCGGCAGAGTGCCCTCATTTTTTTCTGACTTTTGCCGCTACTTTGTCGATGCGATTCGCAGCAATAGAATGTCATGGCTTGGCAGCTCAATCGCCATGTCGCTTGTCAAATCCAAGTCCTTGCCGGTCCACAGATCCTTCGCATGCTGCGAACCGTGTAATCCCAGCCGCGGAAGATCGATATGAAATGGATGCGTTGAATACAGGTCGCTTCCGACGTTAATGATGGCGATCGCTTTCGCTCCGTCTTTCAAATCACGAGCCCATACTTCCACTTCACCCTTGCTGTAAATGAAGCGCGCTTGGTGCCCCAGCGAATCCTGGTTGATGGCGATGACGTCGCGATTGGTCAGAATGGCTTTGATCTCGGGCTTCATGTTGGGCAAATCGTTGCCGGCCAGCAGCGGCGCGGACAGCATGGCCCACATCGAAAAGTGCGTGCGACTCTCAGCCATCGACAATTTACCGTTGCCCACTTCCAGCATGTCGGGATCGTTCCAGTGGCCGGGGCCGGCGTACGTCTCCAGTCCCTTCTGCTGCTCGAGGATGTCATAGACACTCTGCCACCGAGCCTCAATGTCGCCAGTCGTGCGCCAGGAGTTTCCGCCGAGGGCTGGCGCCCACTCCCACACGGAATCCCATCCATACTGGCATAACGAATAGACGATCGGGCGTCCGGTCGCCTTCAGCGCCTTTCCCATCTTGTCGTAGGCAGCAATCATCAGCCGCATCTGCGCGGCCTTGTCATGGGGCGCCTGCTTTTGCATCACCGCGGGAATGAAGCTGCACAGATCGTATTTAAGATAGTCGATGCCCCACTCGGCATACATCTTCGCGTCCTGTTCCTCATGGCCAAGTGAGCCTTCAAAGTTGGCGCAGGTCTTGGGTCCGGGTGAGGAATAGATGCCAAGTTTCAATCCCTTCGAATGCA
It encodes:
- the egtD gene encoding L-histidine N(alpha)-methyltransferase — protein: MTTIPLSPSSFHVSDKIASSVYEGLMSSPKWLPSWLFYDAAGSRLFDQITQIPEYYVTRTERSILTAHAAEIVSRAAGENSLRLVELGAGSADKTRLLLSAAVNRQDTVFYEPMDVSASALVEAQIRIENEIPGVLVCPRVQDYTQDIELDATLPSERRLVLYIGSSIGNFEPGESLMLLERVRAALDPGDCLLLGVDLVKDESVLHTAYDDAAGVTAAFNRNVLVRLNRELDADFRPETFAHRAVWNSADSRMEMHLVSNIKQTVWLPAIDVRVNFEAGESIHTENSYKYRKGCAEALLQKAGFAPEITWTDENEWFAVCLARAV
- a CDS encoding glycoside hydrolase family 27 protein: MRILGSLPLAVFALASVSAMAQMPSSIAQTPPMGWNSWNYFAGKVTDKNIRDSADQIVASGMKDAGYIYVNIDDTWEGERDANGVLHTNSKFPDMKALADYVHSKGLKLGIYSSPGPKTCANFEGSLGHEEQDAKMYAEWGIDYLKYDLCSFIPAVMQKQAPHDKAAQMRLMIAAYDKMGKALKATGRPIVYSLCQYGWDSVWEWAPALGGNSWRTTGDIEARWQSVYDILEQQKGLETYAGPGHWNDPDMLEVGNGKLSMAESRTHFSMWAMLSAPLLAGNDLPNMKPEIKAILTNRDVIAINQDSLGHQARFIYSKGEVEVWARDLKDGAKAIAIINVGSDLYSTHPFHIDLPRLGLHGSQHAKDLWTGKDLDLTSDMAIELPSHDILLLRIASTK